TCTTTATTTCAAAATTACCAAGTTCATCTGATAAATCGGATTTAGTCAATCTAATTACCATTTTTCTAATGTAAACCTAATGATTTGGCATATCGATTATAGCAATTATGATCAAACTAAAAGTACAGAATAGCGTTAAAAAAAATGAATTTTAATTAAATAATTTCAAAATTAAAAAAAATCAGGCAGCAGATTGTTCTTTCACGAACTCCTCATAAATCTTTTGTACCCTTTCTGCTGCTGGGCCTCTACCTTCTACTATACCTTTTTCTGAAACCCTGATTTTATCCATAACAACAATAACGCCAGCCTCTTCCACTAATCTTGTCATTCTCGGAAATACTCTTTCGAGTCTTTCAGCCAGACTTTGAAGGTCAAATCCTTTCTCCTCGGTATAGAGTTGTAGTATCGTGTTGCCACCTATGAAGATCTTATCCATAGTTTTACCCGATTCGTCCTTTGCAGTTGACAATGAAATGTTCATTGTATTTGCATCCGCACCTGTCAAGATCCCAGTATAAGTCTTATCGCTAGTAGTAATTACCGTAACTACCTTTTGAAGCATGGAAGATAGCTCATCCCTATATTTTCTTTCAGCTATTGAAGACATCTAGAATACACCAATTTTTTCTTTATCAATTACTTATCTTTCCTTTCTATATCTTAGACAACTTCCTTTACTTATTTATTTCCAGTCTAATCTAATACTAGAATAAATCTAATAATTCAGAAACCACTCCA
Above is a window of Candidatus Bathyarchaeota archaeon DNA encoding:
- a CDS encoding Lsm family RNA-binding protein, with amino-acid sequence MSSIAERKYRDELSSMLQKVVTVITTSDKTYTGILTGADANTMNISLSTAKDESGKTMDKIFIGGNTILQLYTEEKGFDLQSLAERLERVFPRMTRLVEEAGVIVVMDKIRVSEKGIVEGRGPAAERVQKIYEEFVKEQSAA